The Mycobacterium sp. 3519A genome contains a region encoding:
- a CDS encoding hemopexin repeat-containing protein yields the protein MAYIGCTIKQVPPDKLLESAARAVEINPANAPNTGSLPREFAPSPQQLAVMTQNYWGPTGVRLTVGFLDKPSAELRRRIVSHMNAWGSWANVQFTETNTDPQVRIDRINTGPDAGYWSNLGTDILSVPADEPTMNLDSFTMNTPDSEFYRVVRHETGHTLGFPHEHMRKAIIDRIDKEKAIKFFMRTQGWSRQEVIDQVLTPFPTSALKATAATDENSIMCYDLPGSIMKDGIAVPGGADIGNLDAAFAAKLYPGPVSPSGVWPNGKVYLFKGKKYLSYDVASDKTAPGYPVDIAGHWDGFPAEFTKGVDAGSIWTNGKAYYFKGSQFVRFDLPSERVDPGYPKTISSKWPGLFTEDIDAVVVWPDGKAYFFKGAEYIRYDIARNKVDAGFPAPIAGNWPGMPDEFASGIDEAVVWNDGTAYFFKGPRYVRYDIAADRVEPGYPKPIAGNWPGVWADGVGR from the coding sequence GTGGCATACATCGGCTGCACCATCAAACAAGTACCGCCCGACAAACTTCTCGAGTCGGCGGCAAGAGCCGTCGAAATCAACCCGGCCAACGCGCCCAACACCGGCTCGCTGCCACGAGAATTCGCGCCGTCGCCGCAGCAGCTGGCGGTGATGACCCAGAACTACTGGGGTCCGACGGGCGTTCGACTCACTGTCGGCTTCCTCGACAAGCCGTCGGCCGAACTACGACGCCGCATCGTCTCGCACATGAACGCATGGGGCTCGTGGGCGAACGTGCAGTTCACCGAGACCAACACCGACCCGCAGGTGCGGATTGATCGCATCAATACCGGCCCGGATGCCGGCTACTGGTCGAACCTCGGCACCGACATTCTGTCCGTGCCGGCCGACGAACCGACGATGAACCTCGACAGCTTCACCATGAACACGCCGGACTCGGAGTTCTATCGCGTCGTGCGGCACGAGACCGGGCACACGCTCGGCTTTCCGCACGAGCACATGCGCAAGGCCATCATCGACCGCATTGACAAGGAGAAGGCGATCAAGTTCTTCATGCGCACCCAGGGGTGGTCGCGCCAAGAGGTGATCGACCAGGTTCTGACGCCGTTCCCGACGTCTGCTCTGAAAGCGACCGCCGCGACCGATGAGAACTCGATCATGTGTTACGACCTTCCCGGCAGCATCATGAAGGACGGCATCGCGGTGCCGGGCGGCGCGGACATCGGCAATCTCGACGCGGCCTTCGCGGCCAAGCTCTATCCGGGACCGGTGTCGCCGTCCGGGGTGTGGCCGAACGGCAAGGTCTACCTGTTCAAGGGCAAGAAGTATCTCAGCTACGACGTGGCGTCAGACAAGACCGCCCCCGGATATCCGGTCGACATCGCCGGGCACTGGGACGGTTTCCCCGCCGAATTCACCAAGGGCGTCGACGCAGGCAGCATCTGGACCAACGGAAAGGCCTACTACTTCAAGGGATCTCAGTTCGTCCGCTTCGATCTGCCAAGCGAACGGGTCGACCCCGGCTACCCGAAGACGATCTCGTCGAAGTGGCCGGGATTGTTCACCGAGGACATCGACGCGGTGGTGGTCTGGCCCGACGGGAAGGCCTACTTCTTCAAGGGTGCGGAATACATCCGGTACGACATCGCCCGCAACAAGGTCGATGCCGGGTTCCCGGCTCCGATCGCAGGTAACTGGCCGGGGATGCCCGATGAATTCGCCTCAGGCATCGACGAAGCGGTGGTGTGGAACGACGGCACGGCCTACTTCTTCAAGGGCCCGCGATACGTCCGCTACGACATCGCGGCGGACCGTGTCGAGCCGGGCTATCCGAAGCCGATTGCCGGTAATTGGCCCGGAGTTTGGGCCGATGGCGTCGGCCGCTGA